A stretch of the Photobacterium toruni genome encodes the following:
- the parE gene encoding DNA topoisomerase IV subunit B, with product MTDQSYNAGAIEVLNGLEPVRRRPGMYTDTVRPNHLGQEVIDNSVDEALAGHARKVEVILHADQSLEVIDDGRGMPVDIHPEEGVSGVELILCKLHAGGKFSGKNYQFSGGLHGVGISVVNALSNRVEVTVKRDGQVYQIAFENGDKVSELEVIGTCGRRAKGTKVHFWPNPKYFDSAKFSVTRLKSNLKAKAVLCPGLEIIFTNKITDETIRWCYEDGLKDYLAEGVKGYTLLPEEPFTGVFSGATEAADWALLWLPEGGELITESYVNLIPTAQGGTHVNGLRQGLLDAMREFCEFRNLLPRGVKLTADDIWDRCAYVLSVKMQDPQFAGQTKERLSSRQCAAFVSGVVKDAFSLWLNERPQLAELLAEVCIANAHRRMRASKKVVRKKIASGPALPGKLADCSQQDLNRTELFLVEGDSAGGSAKQARDRMFQAIMPLRGKILNTWEVSSDQVLASEEVHNISIALGIDPDSGDLSGLRYGKICVLADADSDGLHIATLLCALFMKHFEALVRAGHIFIAMPPLYRIDLGKEVFYALDEAEKNAILERLKGKRGKINVQRFKGLGEMNPLQLRETTMDPNTRRLVQLTIDDDSETNEMMDMLLGKKRAEDRRHWLQSKGDMAEV from the coding sequence ATGACAGATCAAAGCTATAACGCTGGAGCCATTGAGGTTCTAAATGGCCTTGAGCCAGTACGCCGCCGTCCAGGTATGTATACCGATACGGTAAGACCTAACCACCTCGGTCAAGAAGTTATCGATAACAGTGTCGATGAAGCCTTGGCTGGACATGCTCGTAAAGTTGAAGTCATTCTTCATGCCGATCAATCATTAGAAGTGATTGATGACGGCCGTGGTATGCCAGTAGATATTCACCCAGAAGAAGGTGTTTCTGGAGTTGAACTTATTCTGTGTAAGTTACATGCCGGAGGTAAATTCTCGGGTAAAAACTACCAATTTTCAGGTGGTTTACACGGGGTAGGTATTTCGGTTGTAAATGCCCTTTCTAATCGAGTTGAAGTGACCGTCAAACGTGATGGACAAGTGTATCAAATCGCATTTGAAAATGGCGATAAAGTCTCTGAATTAGAGGTTATTGGTACCTGTGGCCGTCGCGCGAAAGGCACTAAAGTTCATTTTTGGCCGAACCCTAAATATTTTGATAGTGCTAAGTTTTCTGTTACTCGCCTTAAAAGTAACTTAAAAGCTAAGGCCGTATTGTGTCCAGGTTTGGAGATTATCTTCACTAATAAAATCACTGATGAAACAATACGGTGGTGTTATGAAGATGGTTTAAAAGATTATTTAGCTGAAGGTGTCAAAGGTTATACCTTGCTGCCAGAAGAGCCGTTTACTGGTGTTTTTAGTGGTGCAACTGAAGCGGCTGATTGGGCGTTATTGTGGTTACCTGAAGGTGGCGAGCTGATCACTGAAAGTTACGTTAACCTGATCCCAACGGCGCAAGGTGGTACCCATGTTAATGGTTTACGTCAAGGCTTACTTGATGCAATGCGTGAGTTCTGTGAATTCCGCAATTTGTTACCGCGTGGTGTAAAACTGACTGCGGATGATATTTGGGATCGCTGTGCATATGTGCTATCAGTGAAGATGCAAGATCCTCAGTTTGCGGGTCAAACTAAAGAGCGTTTATCGTCACGTCAATGTGCGGCATTTGTTTCTGGTGTGGTTAAAGATGCCTTTAGTTTATGGCTGAACGAACGCCCACAACTTGCTGAATTATTAGCTGAAGTTTGTATTGCTAACGCCCATCGCCGTATGCGTGCGAGTAAAAAAGTCGTTCGTAAGAAAATTGCTTCAGGTCCTGCTTTGCCAGGTAAATTAGCCGATTGTTCGCAACAAGACTTAAACCGAACAGAGTTGTTCTTGGTGGAAGGTGATTCGGCAGGTGGTTCAGCGAAACAAGCCCGTGATCGAATGTTCCAAGCCATCATGCCGTTACGCGGTAAGATATTGAATACTTGGGAAGTGTCATCTGATCAAGTGTTGGCATCAGAAGAAGTTCATAATATTTCAATCGCATTGGGTATTGATCCCGACAGTGGTGATTTGAGTGGACTTCGTTACGGTAAAATATGTGTCCTTGCCGATGCGGACTCCGATGGTCTGCATATCGCAACGTTACTATGTGCCTTGTTTATGAAGCATTTTGAAGCGTTAGTACGTGCAGGACATATCTTTATTGCAATGCCGCCACTTTACCGTATCGATTTAGGTAAAGAAGTCTTTTATGCGCTTGATGAAGCAGAAAAAAATGCCATTCTTGAGCGTTTAAAAGGTAAGCGTGGAAAAATCAACGTCCAGCGCTTTAAAGGTTTGGGTGAAATGAACCCACTGCAATTACGTGAAACCACCATGGATCCTAATACTCGTCGTTTGGTTCAACTTACTATTGATGATGATAGTGAAACCAATGAAATGATGGATATGCTGCTTGGTAAAAAGCGTGCAGAAGATCGTCGTCACTGGCTACAAAGCAAAGGCGATATGGCGGAAGTATAA
- the yqiA gene encoding esterase YqiA gives MPSLLIYLHGFNSSPLSLKAQQMIAYCDEHRPDIKVVAPQLPSYPAEASQYLAQLIEQYQDHYTIGVVGSSLGGYLSAWLSERYQLPAVLVNPAVKPYQLLVDYLGPQQNPYSGEQYILDTQHIDELKALEVTKITQSQLLWVLLQQGDEVLDYRQAALKYAHCKLTIEANGDHSFCDFERFPTTILQFLGL, from the coding sequence ATGCCATCATTATTGATTTACTTACATGGCTTTAATAGCTCGCCATTATCACTGAAAGCACAGCAGATGATAGCATATTGTGATGAGCATCGGCCTGATATCAAGGTGGTTGCTCCTCAATTACCAAGCTATCCTGCTGAGGCCAGTCAATACCTTGCACAACTCATTGAGCAGTACCAAGACCACTATACTATTGGTGTTGTTGGAAGTTCATTGGGGGGCTATTTAAGTGCGTGGCTTAGTGAGCGTTATCAGCTTCCTGCGGTATTGGTCAATCCAGCAGTTAAGCCTTATCAATTATTAGTTGATTACCTTGGGCCGCAACAAAACCCATACAGTGGTGAGCAGTATATATTAGACACTCAGCACATTGATGAATTGAAAGCGCTTGAAGTGACTAAGATTACCCAATCGCAATTGTTGTGGGTATTATTACAGCAAGGTGATGAAGTACTTGATTATCGCCAAGCAGCATTAAAATATGCACACTGCAAGCTGACAATAGAAGCTAATGGTGATCATAGTTTTTGTGATTTTGAACGTTTTCCCACCACCATTCTTCAATTCTTGGGGTTATAA
- the cpdA gene encoding 3',5'-cyclic-AMP phosphodiesterase, which yields MQTYSLPQTNPESVVLLQITDTHLFANGSGSLLGVATKDSFHAVLAGVDIAARHFDAIVATGDISQDHTPYSYQRFADGISRWSQPCFWLPGNHDFQPTMQSILPSEQIKPQQQVLVGEHWQMILLDSQVQGVPHGELNAAQLVLLDAALARYPDRHALILLHHHPLEAGSAWLDQHKLHNNSGLWNVIDRYPQVKAILCGHIHQDLDRIYHGVRVLATPSTCIQFMPDSDDFALDHNNPGWRYLELTKDGHIITSVHRISGDQFKPKLDAEGY from the coding sequence TTGCAGACCTATTCGCTGCCGCAGACCAACCCCGAAAGTGTGGTTCTTCTGCAAATTACCGACACCCATTTGTTTGCCAATGGCTCAGGCTCTTTGCTTGGCGTGGCAACCAAAGACAGTTTTCATGCCGTGCTTGCAGGGGTAGATATTGCTGCGCGTCATTTTGACGCCATCGTTGCTACAGGTGATATTTCTCAAGATCACACCCCTTACTCTTATCAACGTTTTGCTGATGGCATTTCACGCTGGTCACAGCCATGCTTTTGGTTACCAGGGAATCATGATTTTCAGCCAACGATGCAATCCATTTTACCTAGTGAGCAAATTAAGCCCCAACAACAGGTATTAGTCGGTGAGCATTGGCAAATGATTTTACTCGATAGCCAAGTGCAAGGAGTACCGCATGGTGAGTTAAATGCGGCGCAGTTGGTACTATTAGATGCAGCTCTTGCTCGTTATCCAGATCGACATGCATTAATTTTATTGCATCATCATCCACTTGAAGCAGGCAGTGCATGGTTGGATCAACATAAATTGCATAATAATAGTGGACTATGGAATGTGATTGATCGCTATCCGCAAGTGAAAGCGATATTATGTGGTCATATTCATCAAGATTTAGATCGTATTTATCATGGTGTACGTGTACTAGCGACACCATCAACCTGCATTCAATTTATGCCTGATTCTGATGATTTTGCTTTAGATCATAATAATCCAGGGTGGCGTTATTTAGAACTGACTAAAGATGGGCATATCATCACCAGTGTGCATCGTATTAGTGGTGATCAATTTAAACCTAAACTCGATGCAGAAGGTTACTGA